Proteins encoded by one window of Hylaeus volcanicus isolate JK05 chromosome 7, UHH_iyHylVolc1.0_haploid, whole genome shotgun sequence:
- the LOC128880277 gene encoding tyrosine-protein phosphatase non-receptor type 14: protein MPFKFHLKKSRQYNVVSKNQYVICVELLDTTTIECTLSIDSLGQECLDNVTQRLGLGQPEFFGLRYISRHDSPPARWVDVDKPLKKQLEKEAKNFSLYLRVMYYVTDVQLLQDEMTRYHYYLQLKSDVLEGRFHSNSRQATLLASYSMQAEFGNYDAERHSMECLQQCTLFPKDVIQADPGGLDSLLHTAVCQYKNLIGVTQAASEELYISIVMQLEGYGNETFSTKDNGNNEVILGISINGIMIVYPSTQTTQFCRWKDISNVINHKKTFRIECQAENEDAKQFIFNESRNAKYVWRLCIAQHTFYMQHQEFRPLERSANGYFDSDTNDSGDHAVSVNLDNRNTEGHTRWTSYNDLSTSPYPPVVSVSSTDINNLRALLPSYRPAPDYETAVQMKYNNGGNPPQPYYANQSTIVGADLSCLLSNVVNRSRY from the exons ATGCCGTTTAAATTTCACCTGAAGAAAAGTCGTCAATATAACGTGGTTTCCAAGAATCAATATGTGATTTGTGTGGAGCTATTGGATACCACTACCATAGAATGTACACTAAGCATCGACAGTCTTGGTCAAGAATGCTTGGACAATGTTACACAACGTTTAGGATTGGGACAGCCAGAATTCTTTGGCCTGCGTTATATTTCTAGACATGATTCTCCACCAGCAAGATGGGTAGATGTAGACAAACCATTAAAGAAACAGCTCGAAAAAGAGGCAAAAAATTTTAGTCTCTATTTGAGAGTTATGTACTATGTAACAGATGTGCAACTACTTCAAGATGAAATGACAAG ATATCATTATTACCTTCAATTGAAAAGTGATGTACTGGAAGGAAGATTTCATAGTAATTCTAGACAAGCTACCCTCTTAGCTAGCTATTCTATGCAAGCAGAGTTTGGTAATTATGATGCTGAAAGACACTCTATGGAATGCTTACAACAGTGTACATTATTTCCTAAG GACGTTATCCAGGCAGATCCTGGAGGTTTAGATTCTCTTTTGCATACTGCTGTATGCCAATACAAGAATCTGATTGGTGTTACCCAAGCTGCATCAGAGgaattgtatatttctatTGTTATGCAGTTAGAGGGTTATGGAAATGAAACATTCTCTACTaag GACAACGGTAATAACGAAGTAATACTTGGCATTTCCATCAATGGGATTATGATTGTTTATCCAAGCACACAAACAACGCAATTCTGCAG ATGGAAAGACATAAGTAACGTAATTAATCACAAGAAGACATTTAGAATAGAATGTCAAGCTGAGAATGAAGATGCAAAACAGTTTATATTTAACGAATCGCGCAATGCGAAGTATGTTTGGCGCTTGTGTATAGCACAACACACGTTTTACATGCAACATCAAGAATTTCGTCCATTGGAACGATCGGCTAACGGATATTTC gATAGCGACACAAACGATTCAGGAGATCATGCAGTATCTGTAAACCTAGATAACAGGAACACGGAGGGACACACGCGATGGACAAGTTACAATGATCTTTCGACATCACCCTATCCCCCTGTAGTGTCCGTGTCGTCCACGGACATAAATAACTTACGTGCCTTACTTCCGTCATATAGACCCGCACCTGATTACGAAACTGCCGTCCAAATGAAATACAACAACGGAGGGAACCCTCCACAACCTTACTATGCTAATCAATCGACGATCGTTGGCGCAGATCTTTCGTGCCTTCTCAGTAACGTTGTTAATCGaagtagatattaa
- the LOC128880278 gene encoding uroporphyrinogen-III synthase, translating to MTIKFANMAPRYERVVLCRGLSEKNDSQEAYVKTLKTAGYACNYLSTLRFEFVNSPDLRTCLLSPHSYHGLILTSRRAAEAIVLASKEDDSILPPWSKLPVYCVGPATESFAKSHLSSEHCFGKEAGNAKELAEQIIASVTKGSKPLLYPCSEIGRETIEKTLNENDIQVSKIVVYRTLPSETLEQDLLKFIDNLPRIFVFFSPSTVEHIVALLKKKSYDMSMIKAVAIGPVTRQALFDAGLDSFATASKPDPVSLLEAISNAEKYEVNETVV from the exons ATGACGATTAAATTTGCGAATATGGCACCGCGTTACGAAAGAGTGGTATTATGTCGCGGGTTGTCGGAAAAGAATGATTCGCAAGAGGCGTACgtaaaaacattgaaaactgCCGGTTACGCGTGCAACTATTTATCCACTTTACGTTTCGAGTTTGTGAATTCACCGGATCTGCGAACATGTCTCCTTTCGCCGCACTCCTATCATG GACTCATCCTGACAAGTCGACGTGCAGCGGAGGCGATTGTTCTTGCATCCAAAGAGGACGACAGCATTCTACCGCCCTGGAGCAAATTACCAGTATATTGTGTAGGGCCAGCAACCGAATCTTTTGCCAAAAGTCACTTAAGTTCTGAGCACTGCTTCGGTAAAGAGGCTGGTAATGCCAAAGAGCTAGCCGAACAAATAATTGCTTCTGTCACGAAAGGGTCAAAGCCTCTGCTATATCCTTGCAGCGAAATTGGTAGagaaacaatagaaaaaaCTCTTAATGAAAATGACATACAAGTTAGCAAAATAGTCGTTTACAGAACTTTACCTAGTGAAACCTTAGAACaagatttgttgaaatttatagATAATTTGCctagaatatttgttttctttagtCCTTCTACCGTGGAACATATAGTAgctttattgaaaaaaaaatcgtatgATATGAGTATGATAAAAGCAGTTGCTATAGGACCTGTGACTAGGCAAGCTTTATTCGATGCTGGCTTAGATAGCTTTGCTACAGCGAGCAAGCCTGATCCGGTGTCTTTATTGGAAGCTATTAGCAATGCTGAGAAATATGAAGTTAATGAGACTGTTGTGTGA